One Brassica napus cultivar Da-Ae chromosome A1, Da-Ae, whole genome shotgun sequence genomic region harbors:
- the LOC106360577 gene encoding probable pectin methylesterase CGR2 isoform X2, protein MARRQAGSTRRVGEGGSFPFAGGASHSKSRSSPLLSICLLLLGACLLIWYAYSGPGIFKSVKEVSKVSGDYSCTSQVQRAVSLLKKAYGDGMRKVLHVGPETCSVVSTLLKEDDTEAWGVEPYDIEDADSHCKSLVSKGLVRVADIKFPLPYRPKSFSLVIVSDALDYLSPKYLNKTLPELARVASDGVVLFAGLPGQQKAKVAELSKFGRPAKMRSASWWNRFFVQTSLEENEGPNKKFEQAVSKGSYKPACQVFHLKPLH, encoded by the exons ATGGCGAGAAGGCAAGCAGGTTCAACACGGCGTGTAGGAGAAGGTGGAAGCTTCCCTTTTGCTGGAGGAGCTTCCCACTCCAAGTCTCGTTCTTCTCCTCTTTTGTCTAtttgccttcttcttctt GGGGCTTGCCTTCTCATTTGGTATGCTTACAGTGGTCCAG GAATCTTTAAAAGTGTCAAAGAAGTCAGCAAAGTTTCAG GTGACTACTCATGCACATCACAAGTCCAAAGAGCCGTTTCTCTTCTTAAGAAGGCCTATGGAGATGGGATGCGCAAGGTGTTGCACGTAGGCCCTGAGACTTGCTCTGTCGTTTCCACTCTCTTGAAAGAGGATGACACTGAAGCCTGGGGTGTCGAACCTTATGACATCGAGGATGCTGATTCTCACTGCAAGAGTCTTGTCAGCAAAGGCCTTGTCCGTGTCGCTGATATCAAGTTCCCTCTCCCCTACAGGCCGAAATCTTTCTCTCTTGTGATCGTCTCAGATGCTCTCGATTATCTCTCCCCCAAGTACCTTAACAAGACCCTCCCTGAACTTGCTAGAGTTGCTTCAGATGGTGTTGTTCTTTTTGCAG GTCTCCCTGGTCAGCAAAAGGCTAAAGTTGCTGAACTGTCTAAATTCGGACGTCCC GCTAAAATGCGTAGCGCATCATGGTGGAACCGATTCTTCGTCCAGACAAGCTTAGAAGAAAACGAAGGACCAAACAAGAAGTTTGAACAAGCTGTTTCCAAAGGATCATACAAACCAGCCTGCCAAGTCTTCCACCTCAAGCCATTACATTAA
- the LOC106360577 gene encoding probable pectin methylesterase CGR2 isoform X1 produces the protein MARRQAGSTRRVGEGGSFPFAGGASHSKSRSSPLLSICLLLLGACLLIWYAYSGPGIFKSVKEVSKVSAGDYSCTSQVQRAVSLLKKAYGDGMRKVLHVGPETCSVVSTLLKEDDTEAWGVEPYDIEDADSHCKSLVSKGLVRVADIKFPLPYRPKSFSLVIVSDALDYLSPKYLNKTLPELARVASDGVVLFAGLPGQQKAKVAELSKFGRPAKMRSASWWNRFFVQTSLEENEGPNKKFEQAVSKGSYKPACQVFHLKPLH, from the exons ATGGCGAGAAGGCAAGCAGGTTCAACACGGCGTGTAGGAGAAGGTGGAAGCTTCCCTTTTGCTGGAGGAGCTTCCCACTCCAAGTCTCGTTCTTCTCCTCTTTTGTCTAtttgccttcttcttctt GGGGCTTGCCTTCTCATTTGGTATGCTTACAGTGGTCCAG GAATCTTTAAAAGTGTCAAAGAAGTCAGCAAAGTTTCAG CAGGTGACTACTCATGCACATCACAAGTCCAAAGAGCCGTTTCTCTTCTTAAGAAGGCCTATGGAGATGGGATGCGCAAGGTGTTGCACGTAGGCCCTGAGACTTGCTCTGTCGTTTCCACTCTCTTGAAAGAGGATGACACTGAAGCCTGGGGTGTCGAACCTTATGACATCGAGGATGCTGATTCTCACTGCAAGAGTCTTGTCAGCAAAGGCCTTGTCCGTGTCGCTGATATCAAGTTCCCTCTCCCCTACAGGCCGAAATCTTTCTCTCTTGTGATCGTCTCAGATGCTCTCGATTATCTCTCCCCCAAGTACCTTAACAAGACCCTCCCTGAACTTGCTAGAGTTGCTTCAGATGGTGTTGTTCTTTTTGCAG GTCTCCCTGGTCAGCAAAAGGCTAAAGTTGCTGAACTGTCTAAATTCGGACGTCCC GCTAAAATGCGTAGCGCATCATGGTGGAACCGATTCTTCGTCCAGACAAGCTTAGAAGAAAACGAAGGACCAAACAAGAAGTTTGAACAAGCTGTTTCCAAAGGATCATACAAACCAGCCTGCCAAGTCTTCCACCTCAAGCCATTACATTAA
- the LOC106359539 gene encoding receptor-like protein 44, producing MARSHRFISYRLLLLLLLSFETARRLASADPNDEACLKNLRQSLEDPARNLRNWTNNVFSNPCSGFTSYLPGATCNNGRIYKLSLTSLSLRGSISPFLSNCTNLQSLDLSSNQISGDIPPEIQFLVNLAVLNLSSNRLSGEISPQLALCAYLNVIDLHDNQLSGQIPQQLGLLARLSAFDVSNNKLSGQIPTYLSNRTGSFPRFNASSFVGNKGLYGYPLQDMVKGKDLSVMAIVGIGLGSGVVSLMISFTGVCIWLRITEKKMAAEEEGKISQSMPDY from the coding sequence ATGGCGAGGAGTCACCGGTTTATTAGCTACCGGTTACTCCTTCTCCTTTTACTAAGCTTCGAAACGGCACGGCGTTTAGCTTCCGCTGATCCAAACGACGAGGCGTGTTTGAAGAATCTCCGACAAAGCTTGGAGGATCCGGCGCGTAATCTCCGGAACTGGACAAACAACGTCTTCTCCAACCCTTGTTCCGGCTTCACCTCTTACCTCCCTGGCGCCACCTGTAACAATGGCAGAATCTATAAGCTTTCTCTCACTAGCCTCTCACTTCGCGGCTCAATCTCTCCGTTTCTCTCCAACTGCACCAACCTCCAGTCCTTGGATCTATCGTCAAACCAGATCTCCGGTGACATCCCGCCGGAGATACAGTTTCTCGTTAACCTCGCCGTACTCAACCTCTCATCAAACCGTCTCTCCGGCGAAATCTCTCCGCAGTTAGCTCTCTGCGCTTACCTGAACGTCATCGACCTCCATGATAACCAGCTCTCCGGTCAAATCCCTCAGCAGCTAGGACTCTTGGCGAGGCTGTCTGCGTTTGACGTGTCGAACAACAAACTCTCCGGCCAGATTCCGACATACTTGTCGAACAGGACAGGGAGTTTTCCGAGGTTTAACGCGAGCTCGTTCGTGGGGAACAAGGGGTTGTACGGGTATCCGTTGCAGGATATGGTGAAGGGCAAAGACTTATCGGTGATGGCGATCGTCGGGATAGGGCTTGGAAGTGGAGTGGTGAGCTTGATGATTAGTTTCACAGGTGTTTGTATTTGGTTGAGGATCACTGAGAAGAAGATGGCTGCTGAAGAAGAAGGCAAGATTAGTCAATCAATGCCTGAttactaa